In Macrobrachium nipponense isolate FS-2020 chromosome 15, ASM1510439v2, whole genome shotgun sequence, a single genomic region encodes these proteins:
- the LOC135226759 gene encoding myosin heavy chain IB-like, with protein sequence MEEFQANNLVPTKAKRKRKRSAHSRPPPTQNHPCWRSFVYLLIMLEVEYDKQVPSRYVIAYVATPGGRVPWLDQSLCKHGKPQKGGMRSSTKGAWEAPPGGAWEAPPGGQGRPHQGGHGRPHRGGWEGPTRGGTGGPTRGGQGGQGYPQLEGVWKNPHQRGTGGAPPEGEGPRRGSIQLLLLQGIRISFPAQQLLGLSHTDVFVKRF encoded by the exons atggaagaattccaagctaaCAACTTAGTCCCAACCAAggccaagagaaagagaaagaggtctGCACACTCCAGACCTCCCCCTACCCAAAATCACCCATGTTGGCGGAGCTTTGTCTACCTCCTTATTATGTTAGAGGTGGAGTATGACAAGCAGGTACCTTCACGATATGTCATCGCCTACGTAGCTACCCCAGGTGGAAG ggtcccctggcttgaccagagtctctgcaaacATGGGAAACCCCAAAAGGGGGGAATGAGAAGCTCCACCaagggggcatgggaagccccaccagggggggcatgggaggccccaccaggggggcaagggaggccccaccagggggggcacgggaggccccacAGGGGGGGATGGgaaggccccaccagggggggcacaggaggccccaccagggggggccaGGGGGGGCAGGGGTACCCCCaactagagggggtgtggaaaaacccccaccagcggggcaccgggggagccccaccagaaggggagGGGCCCAGAAGAGGCAGTATTCAATTGTTGTTGCTTCAAGGCATCCGGATaagttttcctgcccaacagcttcttggcctgtcccacactgatgtgttcgtcaagagattttag